A genomic window from Euzebya sp. includes:
- a CDS encoding CopD family protein, whose amino-acid sequence MLAKLAAVCAVGAAGAHTHFRLVPTIVAAQEAATPRMHRLVTAELALFTVVLGLTAVLVPLSP is encoded by the coding sequence ATGCTGGCCAAGTTGGCGGCGGTGTGCGCGGTCGGTGCCGCGGGAGCCCACACCCACTTCCGCCTGGTCCCCACCATCGTGGCGGCGCAGGAGGCCGCCACTCCGCGGATGCACCGTCTGGTCACCGCGGAGCTGGCGCTGTTCACCGTCGTGCTGGGGCTGACGGCGGTGCTCGTGCCGCTGTCACCGTGA
- the gcvH gene encoding glycine cleavage system protein GcvH, with protein MTTNPADLRYHAGHTWARTEDDGHVRVGITDHAQDELDTVVYVDLPQPDSRVEQGQPFGEIESTKTVRDLIAPVSGTVVARNDALQDDPERVNRDPYGQGWMILIDIDDPDQLDGLLTAQEYRDTTRTG; from the coding sequence ATGACCACCAACCCAGCGGATCTGCGCTACCACGCCGGGCACACCTGGGCCCGCACCGAGGACGACGGCCACGTCCGGGTCGGCATCACCGACCACGCCCAGGACGAGCTGGACACCGTCGTCTACGTCGACCTCCCCCAGCCGGACAGCCGAGTCGAGCAGGGCCAGCCGTTCGGCGAGATCGAGTCGACCAAGACCGTCCGCGACCTCATCGCCCCCGTCAGCGGCACCGTCGTGGCGCGCAACGACGCGCTGCAGGACGACCCGGAGCGGGTCAACCGCGACCCCTACGGCCAGGGCTGGATGATCCTGATCGACATCGATGACCCCGACCAGCTCGACGGACTGCTGACGGCGCAGGAGTACCGCGACACCACCCGGACCGGGTGA
- a CDS encoding cytochrome c gives MTRAASTVVILLAVSLTGCATQDGGSAGDDETAVARGEAIYETSCMGCHGGGAGGAISDIPPRHNAQGHTWHHADCELLDIIADGLPDRPGLPEDAPTMPAFADDLDVQDRRAVLAYIKTWWTPDQLASQQRTTEQVCGTAG, from the coding sequence ATGACGCGTGCCGCCTCGACCGTCGTCATCCTCCTCGCCGTGTCCCTGACCGGCTGCGCCACCCAGGACGGCGGGTCGGCCGGTGACGACGAGACGGCGGTCGCCCGCGGCGAGGCGATCTACGAGACCAGCTGCATGGGCTGCCACGGCGGAGGGGCGGGCGGTGCCATCTCCGACATCCCGCCCCGGCACAACGCCCAGGGCCACACCTGGCACCACGCCGACTGCGAGCTGCTGGACATCATCGCCGACGGGCTGCCCGACCGACCCGGCCTGCCCGAGGACGCCCCGACGATGCCCGCCTTCGCCGATGACCTCGACGTCCAGGACCGCCGGGCGGTCCTGGCGTACATCAAGACCTGGTGGACGCCCGACCAGCTGGCGTCGCAGCAGCGCACCACCGAGCAGGTCTGCGGCACCGCCGGCTGA